A genomic window from Elaeis guineensis isolate ETL-2024a chromosome 3, EG11, whole genome shotgun sequence includes:
- the LOC105040519 gene encoding uncharacterized protein isoform X1 — MATKSSSPSTHTLPSIPLLLHVLPFLLLSSSLLPRSTSQSTSQEDEKRTLLKIKADWGSPSNLSSWNNSAANYCSWPGIRCVDSFVTEISLSNQGLAAPIPPAVCGLKNLSFLDLSYNNLPGPFPTTLYKCSNLMHLDLSQNVFVGELPTDIDRLSPRLTYLCLSGNNFSGNVPTSIARFPAIQSLWLDNNLFNGSFPAKIGNLRTLETLTLAYNPFAPARIPPEFGNMTRLSYLWMTQMNLFGEIPLSLGTLTELEHLDLAWNSLNGTIPGWIWKLEKLEYLYLFANKFSGEINGTIGALGLVELDVSKNQLFGPIPEDIGKLKNLSLLFMYDNGFSGEIPASIGLLPNLYDLRLFNNSLMGVLPPELGKHSELWNLEVQLNRISGELPQHLCTGKNLTSVSVFDNKFTGQVPASLGDCSTLNNIQLYRNGFTGDFPSGIWTATNLTTVIIKDNSLSGTLPDELLWNLTRLEMENNRFSGKIPSSAKNLLVFNAGNNLFSGEISAALAGMSRLQILSLGGNQISGSIPLAVSALTSLNTLDLSDNRLSGEIPAALGYLPSLTSLDLSGNQLSGEIPPAIGKLKFVFLNLSSNQLSGEIPSSLQNQAYELSFLADPGLCSSTNSIKNLPTCSYQSGGLDKVSKGLLVVLLLLGAVFFLAVVAIGFLMVKRRRSMDGDDLAFWKLTSFHTLDFTEHNIVRGLTESNSIGSGGSGKVYRIVLGNRAGEIVAVKKIWNGRKLDSKLEKEFQAEVEILGSIRHANIVKLLCCITKDDSRLLVYEYMENGSLDQWLHKAQGRDTGSGRSNPLDWPTRLGIAIGGARGLSYMHHDCSPPIMHRDVKSSNILLSSGFGAKIADFGLARMLVKVGEPESVSAIAGSFGYMAPECGYLRKIDEKVDVFSFGVVLLELVTGREANDGGEHGCLADWAWHRYQEGSRLIDIIDEEIQNALLYLDEMEVVFRLGLFCTGKTPSGRPSMKEVLQVLIKCDPRLEAPNRLHREFDAAPLLQTKKGSRRESLSDADEGEGHKYLAGLV; from the exons ATGGCGACAAAGTCCAGCTCTCCATCCACCCACACTCTTCCCTCCATCCCTCTTCTCCTCCACGTACTTCCCTTCCTCCTCCTTTCCTCCTCTCTCCTTCCAAGATCCACGTCCCAAAGTACATCCCAGGAAGACGAGAAACGAACTCTCCTTAAGATAAAGGCCGACTGGGGAAGCCCTTCCAATCTCAGCTCCTGGAATAACTCCGCCGCCAATTATTGCAGCTGGCCTGGAATCCGCTGCGTCGATAGCTTCGTTACGGAGATATCCCTTAGCAATCAAGGACTGGCAGCACCGATTCCTCCGGCGGTTTGTGGCCTCAAAAACCTCTCTTTTCTCGATCTCTCTTACAACAATCTCCCCGGACCGTTCCCCACCACTCTCTACAAATGCTCCAATCTCATGCACTTGGACCTCTCTCAGAACGTCTTCGTCGGTGAACTCCCCACCGACATCGACCGACTGTCGCCCCGTCTCACCTATCTTTGCCTCTCTGGTAATAATTTCAGCGGCAACGTTCCCACCTCCATCGCCCGGTTTCCGGCCATCCAGTCACTGTGGCTGGACAACAATCTCTTCAACGGCTCGTTTCCGGCGAAGATTGGCAACCTCCGTACTCTGGAGACCCTCACCCTCGCTTATAATCCCTTCGCCCCTGCGAGAATTCCTCCAGAATTTGGCAATATGACGAGATTAAGCTACCTCTGGATGACACAAATGAATCTTTTTGGTGAAATCCCCCTTTCCCTGGGGACATTGACGGAGCTCGAGCATTTGGACTTGGCGTGGAATTCTCTGAATGGGACAATTCCCGGCTGGATCTGGAAATTAGAGAAGCTAGAGTACCTGTATCTATTTGCAAACAAATTCTCCGGCGAGATCAATGGGACGATCGGAGCCCTGGGCTTGGTCGAGCTTGACGTCTCCAAAAACCAGCTGTTTGGACCCATACCGGAGGATATCGGAAAGCTCAAgaatctctctcttttatttatGTACGACAATGGCTTCTCTGGCGAGATTCCAGCAAGCATCGGACTGCTGCCCAACTTGTATGACCTCCGGCTCTTTAACAACAGTCTCATGGGGGTTTTGCCGCCAGAATTGGGGAAGCACTCCGAGCTGTGGAATCTTGAAGTCCAGTTGAACAGAATCTCCGGCGAGCTGCCCCAGCATCTCTGCACCGGCAAGAATCTGACCTCGGTGAGCGTGTTCGACAACAAGTTCACCGGTCAGGTGCCAGCCTCTCTCGGGGATTGCTCGACGCTAAATAACATTCAGCTCTACAGGAATGGATTCACCGGCGACTTCCCCTCTGGAATCTGGACGGCTACTAACCTGACCACCGTCATCATCAAGGACAATTCCCTTTCCGGCACTCTTCCTGACGAGCTCCTATGGAATCTAACACGGTTAGAGATGGAAAACAATAGATTCTCAGGCAAGATTCCGTCGTCGGCGAAGAATCTGTTGGTGTTCAACGCGGGCAACAATTTGTTCTCCGGCGAGATCTCGGCGGCACTAGCGGGCATGTCCCGCCTCCAGATCCTCTCTCTTGGTGGTAACCAGATCTCGGGATCGATCCCTTTGGCTGTCTCGGCGTTGACGTCCCTCAACACTCTCGACCTCAGTGACAACCGTCTCTCCGGCGAGATCCCAGCGGCGCTCGGATACCTTCCGAGTCTGACATCCCTCGACCTCTCCGGCAACCAGCTCTCCGGCGAGATCCCGCCGGCGATCGGCAAGCTCAAGTTTGTCTTCCTCAACCTCTCCTCCAACCAACTCTCTGGCGAGATTCCGAGCTCGCTTCAGAACCAAGCCTATGAGCTTAGCTTTCTCGCAGATCCCGGCCTCTGCTCGTCCACCAACTCCATCAAGAATCTCCCCACGTGTAGTTACCAATCCGGAGGCTTGGATAAGGTCTCAAAGGGACTCCTCGTCGTCCTCCTGCTCCTTGGTGCGGTCTTCTTCCTCGCCGTGGTCGCGATCGGTTTCCTGATGGTGAAGCGCCGAAGGAGCATGGATGGTGACGATCTCGCCTTTTGGAAGCTCACCTCGTTCCACACTCTAGATTTCACGGAGCACAACATCGTCCGCGGGCTCACCGAAAGCAACTCCATCGGAAGCGGTGGATCGGGAAAGGTCTATCGGATCGTTCTCGGTAATCGTGCCGGGGAGATCGTGGCCGTTAAAAAGATTTGGAACGGCAGAAAACTAGACTCCAAGCTCGAAAAGGAGTTCCAGGCGGAAGTGGAAATCCTGGGTTCCATACGGCATGCCAATATCGTGAAGCTTTTGTGCTGCATCACAAAAGACGACTCCAGGTTGCTGGTGTACGAATACATGGAGAACGGGAGCCTGGATCAGTGGCTGCACAAGGCGCAGGGTAGAGATACTGGTTCGGGCCGTTCTAATCCATTGGATTGGCCGACGAGGCTGGGGATTGCCATCGGAGGGGCACGGGGTCTCAGCTACATGCATCACGATTGCTCTCCACCCATTATGCATCGAGATGTGAAGTCCAGCAACATATTATTGAGTTCAGGATTTGGTGCCAAGATTGCAGACTTTGGTCTGGCTCGGATGCTGGTTAAAGTCGGCGAGCCCGAAAGTGTCTCAGCTATTGCAGGCTCTTTCGGATATATGGCTCCAG AGTGCGGATATCTGAGGAAGATCGACGAGAAGGTGGATGTATTCAGTTTTGGAGTGGTTCTTTTGGAGCTGGTAACGGGAAGGGAAGCCAATGATGGGGGCGAGCATGGATGCCTGGCCGATTGGGCATGGCACCGCTACCAGGAGGGTAGCAGGTTGATTGATATCATAGACGAGGAGATTCAAAATGCCCTGCTTTACTTGGATGAGATGGAGGTAGTCTTCAGGCTAGGGCTATTCTGCACAGGAAAAACGCCTTCAGGCAGGCCTTCAATGAAAGAGGTGTTACAAGTCCTAATAAAGTGTGACCCAAGACTGGAAGCTCCAAATAGGCTACACCGCGAGTTTGATGCAGCTCCCCTTCTGCAAACCAAAAAGGGTAGCCGGCGGGAAAGCCTGTCAGATGCTGATGAAGGAGAAGGCCACAAATATTTGGCAGGTCTAGTTTAG
- the LOC105040519 gene encoding uncharacterized protein isoform X2, which translates to MTRLSYLWMTQMNLFGEIPLSLGTLTELEHLDLAWNSLNGTIPGWIWKLEKLEYLYLFANKFSGEINGTIGALGLVELDVSKNQLFGPIPEDIGKLKNLSLLFMYDNGFSGEIPASIGLLPNLYDLRLFNNSLMGVLPPELGKHSELWNLEVQLNRISGELPQHLCTGKNLTSVSVFDNKFTGQVPASLGDCSTLNNIQLYRNGFTGDFPSGIWTATNLTTVIIKDNSLSGTLPDELLWNLTRLEMENNRFSGKIPSSAKNLLVFNAGNNLFSGEISAALAGMSRLQILSLGGNQISGSIPLAVSALTSLNTLDLSDNRLSGEIPAALGYLPSLTSLDLSGNQLSGEIPPAIGKLKFVFLNLSSNQLSGEIPSSLQNQAYELSFLADPGLCSSTNSIKNLPTCSYQSGGLDKVSKGLLVVLLLLGAVFFLAVVAIGFLMVKRRRSMDGDDLAFWKLTSFHTLDFTEHNIVRGLTESNSIGSGGSGKVYRIVLGNRAGEIVAVKKIWNGRKLDSKLEKEFQAEVEILGSIRHANIVKLLCCITKDDSRLLVYEYMENGSLDQWLHKAQGRDTGSGRSNPLDWPTRLGIAIGGARGLSYMHHDCSPPIMHRDVKSSNILLSSGFGAKIADFGLARMLVKVGEPESVSAIAGSFGYMAPECGYLRKIDEKVDVFSFGVVLLELVTGREANDGGEHGCLADWAWHRYQEGSRLIDIIDEEIQNALLYLDEMEVVFRLGLFCTGKTPSGRPSMKEVLQVLIKCDPRLEAPNRLHREFDAAPLLQTKKGSRRESLSDADEGEGHKYLAGLV; encoded by the exons ATGACGAGATTAAGCTACCTCTGGATGACACAAATGAATCTTTTTGGTGAAATCCCCCTTTCCCTGGGGACATTGACGGAGCTCGAGCATTTGGACTTGGCGTGGAATTCTCTGAATGGGACAATTCCCGGCTGGATCTGGAAATTAGAGAAGCTAGAGTACCTGTATCTATTTGCAAACAAATTCTCCGGCGAGATCAATGGGACGATCGGAGCCCTGGGCTTGGTCGAGCTTGACGTCTCCAAAAACCAGCTGTTTGGACCCATACCGGAGGATATCGGAAAGCTCAAgaatctctctcttttatttatGTACGACAATGGCTTCTCTGGCGAGATTCCAGCAAGCATCGGACTGCTGCCCAACTTGTATGACCTCCGGCTCTTTAACAACAGTCTCATGGGGGTTTTGCCGCCAGAATTGGGGAAGCACTCCGAGCTGTGGAATCTTGAAGTCCAGTTGAACAGAATCTCCGGCGAGCTGCCCCAGCATCTCTGCACCGGCAAGAATCTGACCTCGGTGAGCGTGTTCGACAACAAGTTCACCGGTCAGGTGCCAGCCTCTCTCGGGGATTGCTCGACGCTAAATAACATTCAGCTCTACAGGAATGGATTCACCGGCGACTTCCCCTCTGGAATCTGGACGGCTACTAACCTGACCACCGTCATCATCAAGGACAATTCCCTTTCCGGCACTCTTCCTGACGAGCTCCTATGGAATCTAACACGGTTAGAGATGGAAAACAATAGATTCTCAGGCAAGATTCCGTCGTCGGCGAAGAATCTGTTGGTGTTCAACGCGGGCAACAATTTGTTCTCCGGCGAGATCTCGGCGGCACTAGCGGGCATGTCCCGCCTCCAGATCCTCTCTCTTGGTGGTAACCAGATCTCGGGATCGATCCCTTTGGCTGTCTCGGCGTTGACGTCCCTCAACACTCTCGACCTCAGTGACAACCGTCTCTCCGGCGAGATCCCAGCGGCGCTCGGATACCTTCCGAGTCTGACATCCCTCGACCTCTCCGGCAACCAGCTCTCCGGCGAGATCCCGCCGGCGATCGGCAAGCTCAAGTTTGTCTTCCTCAACCTCTCCTCCAACCAACTCTCTGGCGAGATTCCGAGCTCGCTTCAGAACCAAGCCTATGAGCTTAGCTTTCTCGCAGATCCCGGCCTCTGCTCGTCCACCAACTCCATCAAGAATCTCCCCACGTGTAGTTACCAATCCGGAGGCTTGGATAAGGTCTCAAAGGGACTCCTCGTCGTCCTCCTGCTCCTTGGTGCGGTCTTCTTCCTCGCCGTGGTCGCGATCGGTTTCCTGATGGTGAAGCGCCGAAGGAGCATGGATGGTGACGATCTCGCCTTTTGGAAGCTCACCTCGTTCCACACTCTAGATTTCACGGAGCACAACATCGTCCGCGGGCTCACCGAAAGCAACTCCATCGGAAGCGGTGGATCGGGAAAGGTCTATCGGATCGTTCTCGGTAATCGTGCCGGGGAGATCGTGGCCGTTAAAAAGATTTGGAACGGCAGAAAACTAGACTCCAAGCTCGAAAAGGAGTTCCAGGCGGAAGTGGAAATCCTGGGTTCCATACGGCATGCCAATATCGTGAAGCTTTTGTGCTGCATCACAAAAGACGACTCCAGGTTGCTGGTGTACGAATACATGGAGAACGGGAGCCTGGATCAGTGGCTGCACAAGGCGCAGGGTAGAGATACTGGTTCGGGCCGTTCTAATCCATTGGATTGGCCGACGAGGCTGGGGATTGCCATCGGAGGGGCACGGGGTCTCAGCTACATGCATCACGATTGCTCTCCACCCATTATGCATCGAGATGTGAAGTCCAGCAACATATTATTGAGTTCAGGATTTGGTGCCAAGATTGCAGACTTTGGTCTGGCTCGGATGCTGGTTAAAGTCGGCGAGCCCGAAAGTGTCTCAGCTATTGCAGGCTCTTTCGGATATATGGCTCCAG AGTGCGGATATCTGAGGAAGATCGACGAGAAGGTGGATGTATTCAGTTTTGGAGTGGTTCTTTTGGAGCTGGTAACGGGAAGGGAAGCCAATGATGGGGGCGAGCATGGATGCCTGGCCGATTGGGCATGGCACCGCTACCAGGAGGGTAGCAGGTTGATTGATATCATAGACGAGGAGATTCAAAATGCCCTGCTTTACTTGGATGAGATGGAGGTAGTCTTCAGGCTAGGGCTATTCTGCACAGGAAAAACGCCTTCAGGCAGGCCTTCAATGAAAGAGGTGTTACAAGTCCTAATAAAGTGTGACCCAAGACTGGAAGCTCCAAATAGGCTACACCGCGAGTTTGATGCAGCTCCCCTTCTGCAAACCAAAAAGGGTAGCCGGCGGGAAAGCCTGTCAGATGCTGATGAAGGAGAAGGCCACAAATATTTGGCAGGTCTAGTTTAG
- the LOC105040520 gene encoding hexokinase-2 translates to MGKAVVAAVMAGATAVCTVAALVVRRRIQSVVRWARAVEIVKELEERCATPIGLLKQVANAMAMEMQAGLASEGDSKLKMLISYVDNLPSGDEKGLFYALDLGGTNFRVLRVQLGGKERHVVKQESTEVSIPQHLMVGSSAELFEFIAAELSKFVASEGDDFHLSVGSQREIGFTFSFPVKQSSIASGTLVKWTKGFSIDEMVGKDVVVELTKAIEKQGLDMRVAALVNDTVGTLAGGRYYDKDVAVAVILGTGTNAAYVEHAREIPKWNGLLPKSGDMVINMEWGNFWSAHLPITEYDQDLDLESLNPGEQIFEKLISGMYLGEIVRRVLLKLAEETYLFGDTVPSKLRTPFILRTPEMSAMHHDATSDLRIVGSKLNNILGITDTSLKTRKLVVKTCDIIAKRGARLAAAGVAGVLKKQGRDTAGGGKQRTVVAMDGGLFEHYTIFSKSLDSTLRELLGEASPSVVIKLANDGSGIGAALLGASHSQYKEEVYAS, encoded by the exons ATGGGGAAGGCGGTGGTGGCAGCGGTGATGGCGGGGGCGACGGCGGTATGCACGGTGGCGGCGCTGGTGGTGCGGCGGAGGATCCAGAGCGTGGTGCGGTGGGCTCGGGCGGTGGAAATTGTGAAGGAACTGGAGGAGCGGTGCGCCACCCCGATCGGGCTACTGAAGCAGGTGGCGAACGCGATGGCCATGGAGATGCAAGCCGGCCTCGCCTCGGAGGGCGACAGCAAGCTCAAGATGCTCATCAGCTACGTCGATAACCTCCCCTCTGG GGATGAGAAAGGGCTGTTTTATGCTTTGGACCTTGGAGGAACAAATTTTCGTGTTTTGCGTGTACAACTGGGTGGAAAGGAAAGGCATGTTGTAAAACAAGAATCCACAGAGGTCTCCATTCCACAACATTTGATGGTTGGAAGTTCAGCT GAACTATTTGAATTCATTGCTGCAGAATTATCAAAATTTGTTGcttcagaaggtgatgattttcATCTATCTGTGGGCAGTCAGAGGGAAATTGGTTTTACATTCTCTTTCCCAGTGAAGCAATCTTCCATTGCATCAGGCACTCTTGTTAAGTGGACTAAGGGCTTCTCCATTGATGAAATG GTTGGAAAAGATGTGGTTGTTGAATTGACGAAGGCTATTGAAAAGCAAGGTCTTGATATGCGTGTGGCGGCATTA GTCAATGATACTGTTGGGACATTGGCTGGAGGcagatactatgataaagatgtTGCTGTTGCTGTTATATTGGGTACAGGAACAAATGCAGCATATGTAGAGCATGCGCGTGAGATTCCCAAGTGGAATGGTCTCCTACCAAAATCTGGAGACATG GTTATCAACATGGAATGGGGCAACTTCTGGTCTGCTCATCTTCCTATCACAGAATATGATCAAGACTTGGATCTTGAAAGTTTAAATCCTGGTGAACAG atctttGAGAAGTTAATTTCAGGAATGTATTTGGGAGAAATTGTACGTAGAGTCCTATTGAAATTGGCTGAAGAGACTTACCTTTTTGGCGACACTGTTCCAAGCAAACTTAGAACTCCTTTTATACTCCG GACCCCGGAAATGTCTGCCATGCATCATGATGCAACATCTGATCTCAGAATAGTTGGGAGCAAGCTGAACAATATCTTAGGG ATCACTGATACCTCCCTGAAAACAAGAAAACTGGTTGTTAAGACCTGTGATATCATCGCAAAGCGTGGGGCCCGCTTGGCTGCTGCAGGAGTAGCGGGTGTGCTCAAGAAGCAGGGGAGAGACACTGCTGGTGGTGGCAAGCAGAGGACGGTGGTTGCCATGGATGGGGGACTGTTTGAGCACTACACTATATTCAGCAAGAGCTTGGACAGCACTCTCAGAGAGCTGCTTGGGGAGGCATCACCGTCTGTTGTAATCAAGCTTGCTAATGATGGTTCTGGCATTGGAGCTGCACTCCTCGGAGCCTCTCACTCTCAGTACAAGGAGGAGGTCTATgcatcctga